A single Zootoca vivipara chromosome 1, rZooViv1.1, whole genome shotgun sequence DNA region contains:
- the CREB1 gene encoding cyclic AMP-responsive element-binding protein 1 isoform X1 produces MTMESGTENQQSGDAAVTEAENQQMTVQAQPQIATLAQVSMPAGHATSSAPTVTLVQLPNGQTVQVHGVIQAAQPSVIQSPQVQTVQISTIAESEDSQESVDSVTDSQKRREILSRRPSYRKILNDLSSDAPGVPRIEEEKSEEEATAPAITTVTVPTPIYQTSSGQYIAITQGGAIQLANNGTDGVQGLQTLTMTNAAATQPGTTILQYAQTTDGQQILVPSNQVVVQAASGDVQTYQIRTAPTSTIAPGVVMASSPALPTQPAEEAARKREVRLMKNREAARECRRKKKEYVKCLENRVAVLENQNKTLIEELKALKDLYCHKSD; encoded by the exons ATGACCATGGAATCTGGCACAGAGAACCAACAGAGTGGAGATGCAGCTGTTACAGAGGCAGAAAACCAACAAATGACAGTACAGGCCCAGCCACAAATCGCAACGTTAGCACAG GTATCTATGCCAGCAGGTCACGCAACATCTTCTGCTCCCACTGTGACCTTAGTACAGCTGCCTAATGGGCAAACAGTTCAAGTCCACGGTGTTATCCAGGCTGCCCAGCCCTCAGTTATTCAGTCCCCACAAGTCCAGACAGTTCAG ATCTCCACTATTGCAGAAAGTGAAGATTCACAGGAATCCGTGGACAGTGTCACAGACTCCCAGAAACGCAGGGAAATTCTTTCCAGACGACCTTCTTACAG AAAAATCTTGAACGACTTGTCCTCAGATGCCCCAGGAGTGCCAAGGATTGAAGAAGAAAAGTCTGAAGAAGAAGCAACAGCACCTGCCATCACGACTGTCACGGTGCCAACTCCAATTTACCAGACAAGCAGTGGGCAATACA TTGCCATCACCCAGGGAGGTGCAATCCAGCTGGCTAATAATGGCACCGATGGCGTCCAAGGCCTACAGACGCTCACCATGACCAATGCCGCTGCAACCCAGCCCGGTACCACCATTTTACAGTACGCCCAGACCACGGATGGACAGCAGATTCTCGTGCCCAGCAACCAAGTTGTTGTACAAG CTGCCTCAGGAGATGTCCAGACCTACCAAATTCGCACAGCACCTACAAGCACCATTGCACCTGGTGTCGTGATGGCATCCTCCCCAGCACTTCCCACCCAGCCAGCAGAGGAAGCAGCACGGAAGAGAGAAGTCCGCCTAATGAAGAACAG GGAAGCAGCACGTGAGTGTCgcaggaagaaaaaggaatatGTCAAATGTCTAGAAAACAGAGTAGCTGTGCTTGAAAACCAAAACAAGACATTGATTGAAGAGCTAAAAGCACTTAAGGACCTTTATTGCCACAAATCGGATTAA
- the CREB1 gene encoding cyclic AMP-responsive element-binding protein 1 isoform X3 translates to MLEGEKQEIRGKRPKVAITQGGAIQLANNGTDGVQGLQTLTMTNAAATQPGTTILQYAQTTDGQQILVPSNQVVVQAASGDVQTYQIRTAPTSTIAPGVVMASSPALPTQPAEEAARKREVRLMKNREAARECRRKKKEYVKCLENRVAVLENQNKTLIEELKALKDLYCHKSD, encoded by the exons ATGCTGGAAGGAGAGAAACAGGAAATACGTGGGAAGAGGCCAAAAG TTGCCATCACCCAGGGAGGTGCAATCCAGCTGGCTAATAATGGCACCGATGGCGTCCAAGGCCTACAGACGCTCACCATGACCAATGCCGCTGCAACCCAGCCCGGTACCACCATTTTACAGTACGCCCAGACCACGGATGGACAGCAGATTCTCGTGCCCAGCAACCAAGTTGTTGTACAAG CTGCCTCAGGAGATGTCCAGACCTACCAAATTCGCACAGCACCTACAAGCACCATTGCACCTGGTGTCGTGATGGCATCCTCCCCAGCACTTCCCACCCAGCCAGCAGAGGAAGCAGCACGGAAGAGAGAAGTCCGCCTAATGAAGAACAG GGAAGCAGCACGTGAGTGTCgcaggaagaaaaaggaatatGTCAAATGTCTAGAAAACAGAGTAGCTGTGCTTGAAAACCAAAACAAGACATTGATTGAAGAGCTAAAAGCACTTAAGGACCTTTATTGCCACAAATCGGATTAA
- the CREB1 gene encoding cyclic AMP-responsive element-binding protein 1 isoform X2, with amino-acid sequence MPAGHATSSAPTVTLVQLPNGQTVQVHGVIQAAQPSVIQSPQVQTVQISTIAESEDSQESVDSVTDSQKRREILSRRPSYRKILNDLSSDAPGVPRIEEEKSEEEATAPAITTVTVPTPIYQTSSGQYIAITQGGAIQLANNGTDGVQGLQTLTMTNAAATQPGTTILQYAQTTDGQQILVPSNQVVVQAASGDVQTYQIRTAPTSTIAPGVVMASSPALPTQPAEEAARKREVRLMKNREAARECRRKKKEYVKCLENRVAVLENQNKTLIEELKALKDLYCHKSD; translated from the exons ATGCCAGCAGGTCACGCAACATCTTCTGCTCCCACTGTGACCTTAGTACAGCTGCCTAATGGGCAAACAGTTCAAGTCCACGGTGTTATCCAGGCTGCCCAGCCCTCAGTTATTCAGTCCCCACAAGTCCAGACAGTTCAG ATCTCCACTATTGCAGAAAGTGAAGATTCACAGGAATCCGTGGACAGTGTCACAGACTCCCAGAAACGCAGGGAAATTCTTTCCAGACGACCTTCTTACAG AAAAATCTTGAACGACTTGTCCTCAGATGCCCCAGGAGTGCCAAGGATTGAAGAAGAAAAGTCTGAAGAAGAAGCAACAGCACCTGCCATCACGACTGTCACGGTGCCAACTCCAATTTACCAGACAAGCAGTGGGCAATACA TTGCCATCACCCAGGGAGGTGCAATCCAGCTGGCTAATAATGGCACCGATGGCGTCCAAGGCCTACAGACGCTCACCATGACCAATGCCGCTGCAACCCAGCCCGGTACCACCATTTTACAGTACGCCCAGACCACGGATGGACAGCAGATTCTCGTGCCCAGCAACCAAGTTGTTGTACAAG CTGCCTCAGGAGATGTCCAGACCTACCAAATTCGCACAGCACCTACAAGCACCATTGCACCTGGTGTCGTGATGGCATCCTCCCCAGCACTTCCCACCCAGCCAGCAGAGGAAGCAGCACGGAAGAGAGAAGTCCGCCTAATGAAGAACAG GGAAGCAGCACGTGAGTGTCgcaggaagaaaaaggaatatGTCAAATGTCTAGAAAACAGAGTAGCTGTGCTTGAAAACCAAAACAAGACATTGATTGAAGAGCTAAAAGCACTTAAGGACCTTTATTGCCACAAATCGGATTAA